One segment of Panicum virgatum strain AP13 chromosome 1K, P.virgatum_v5, whole genome shotgun sequence DNA contains the following:
- the LOC120708383 gene encoding trafficking protein particle complex subunit 2-like codes for MASTACFVIVSKNDIPIYEAEVGSAPKKEDLAYQHQFILHAALDVVQDLAWTTNAMFLRSVDRFNDLVVSVYVTAGHTRFMLLHDSRSDDGIKSFFQEVHDLYIKIFLNPLYLPGSRITSSHFDTKVRALARKYL; via the exons ATGGCAAGCACGGCATGCTTTGTGATTGTTAGTAAGAATGACATCCCAATCTATGAGGCTGAAGTTGGATCTGCTCCAAAA AAAGAAGATTTAGCTTATCAGCATCAGTTCATTTTGCATGCTGCATTGGATGTTGTTCAGGACCTTGCATGGACTACCAATGCAAT GTTTCTGAGGTCGGTTGATAGATTCAATGACCTTGTTGTGTCTGTTTATGTAACTGCTGGTC ATACTAGATTTATGTTGCTTCATGACTCACGGAGTGATGATGGAATAAAAAGTTTCTTTCAGGAGGTTCATGACCTTTACATCAAG ATATTCCTCAATCCACTCTACTTGCCCGGTTCTCGGATAACGTCCTCCCATTTTGATACCAAGGTCAGGGCTCTTGCAAGGAAATACCTGTAG